From Deferrisoma camini S3R1, the proteins below share one genomic window:
- the rimP gene encoding ribosome maturation factor RimP gives MQKSPKEIEIQELLAPVVEDAGYEVVDLRLRTEAGRLVLRLLVDRPGGITLDECARLSRELSAHMDVADPIRGAYVLEVSSPGIRRPLTRPEHFERFVGERVVVKTTEALGGRKTFRGVNRGLGEDQTVLVEDDSGATTRIPFASIREANLDPEIRF, from the coding sequence ATGCAGAAAAGTCCCAAGGAAATCGAGATCCAGGAGCTCCTGGCCCCGGTGGTCGAGGACGCGGGATACGAGGTGGTGGACCTGCGGCTTCGGACCGAGGCGGGCCGGCTGGTGCTGCGCCTCCTGGTGGACCGGCCCGGCGGGATCACGCTCGACGAGTGCGCCCGCCTCAGCCGGGAACTGAGTGCCCACATGGACGTGGCCGACCCCATCCGGGGGGCCTACGTGCTGGAAGTGTCCAGCCCGGGGATCCGCCGCCCCCTCACCCGGCCCGAGCACTTCGAGCGGTTCGTGGGGGAGCGGGTCGTGGTGAAGACCACCGAGGCGTTGGGAGGCCGCAAGACGTTCCGCGGCGTCAACCGGGGCCTGGGCGAGGACCAGACGGTCCTGGTGGAGGACGACTCCGGGGCCACGACGCGGATCCCGTTCGCGTCGATCCGGGAGGCGAACCTCGACCCGGAGATCCGGTTCTGA